One window from the genome of Ovis canadensis isolate MfBH-ARS-UI-01 breed Bighorn chromosome 21, ARS-UI_OviCan_v2, whole genome shotgun sequence encodes:
- the CTSC gene encoding dipeptidyl peptidase 1 isoform X2 has translation MGPRLGSWLAALLLLVCGAGSVRGDTPANCTYPDLLGTWVFQVGPSGSQRDVNCSVMGPPEKKVVVHLKKLDTAYDDFGNSGHFTIIYNQGFEIVLNDYKWFAFFKDVTDLISQFFMQLGTVGMYDIPHLRNKLVIK, from the exons ATGGGTCCCCGGCTCGGCTCGTGGCTCGCCGCGCTCCTGCTGCTCGTCTGTGGCGCTGGCTCCGTGCGCGGGGACACGCCTGCCAACTGCACCTACCCGGACCTGCTGGGCACCTGGGTCTTCCAGGTGGGCCCCAGCGGCTCCCAGCGCGATGTCAACTGCTCGGTGATGG gacCACCAGAAAAAAAAGTAGTGGTGCACCTCAAGAAGTTGGATACAGCATATGATGACTTTGGCAATTCCGGCCATTTCACCATCATTTACAATCAAGGCTTTGAGATCGTGTTGAATGATTACAAGTGGTTCGCCTTTTTTAAG GATGTCACTGATCTTATCAGTCAGTTTTTCATGCAACTGGGAACTGTGGGGATGTATGATATTCCACATCTGAGGAACAAACTGG TTATTAAATAG